The DNA segment gctctggataagagtgtcagataAAACTGCCATGAATATGATAtatctaatatacagctctggaataaaaataagagacaattTAACAATgccgagtttctttgattttaccaaattaaaaacctctggaatataatcaagaggaagatggatgatcacaagccatcaaaccaccaaactgaactgcttgaatttttgcagcagtagtaaagcagcataaagttatccaaaagcagtgtgtaagactggtggaggataccacttcagtttctgaatctgtttcaatgattttgctatttttttgctaggtatttggttgagtaaaatgaacatctttgttttattctataaactacagacaacatttctcccaaattccaaataaaactattgtcatttagagcttttatttgcagaaaatgagaaatgtctgaaataacaataaaaaagatgcagagctttcagacctcaaataatgcaaagaaaacaagttcatattcataaagttttaagagttcagaaatcaatatttggtggaataaccctggtttttaatcacagttttcatcatgttctcctccaccagtcttacacactgcttttggataactttatgctgctttactcctggtgcaaaaattcaagcagttcagtttggtggtttgatggtttgtgatcatccatcttcctcttgattatattccagaggttttcaattagataAAATCGAATAAACTCATCATCATTCacaagtgatctcttattttttaagagctgtatgtatatatattttaatttattttatataatcatCGACTGTTTCTACTGACCTGTCTCACTGCTCATCTTATCAATGGACAAAAAGTGGTGTGTCCCCTTTAAGAGCGGCCTAGCAATTACCTCCGAATCCAATTTAGAGGTGTTTGAAATGTTCTTTTAACATGAAGGTCATCACTACACTTTTCCAAGCCATACTTTTGAGTATTTTAACTGAACATAATAAAAGCTAAAACAAGTCATTATACAGAAACACAATTTTCGAGTTCAATTTAAGACTCCTGTAGTGCGCTTAACTACCCAGAAACAAGATAATCTAGTAAATCACTCAACCAACACATTAGATTCAACTCACCTAACGCCAGTCCGACGCCGCACACCACCGCCAGCACGAAAACGTGGAAATAAAGCAGAGAATTCATCCTGAAACCTCAGTCCTGCTGCCGTTTCCTGCTCTCTGTGCTCCAGTGGATACGATGATATCCTGAATATCTGGCGCTCTCTGGCCGAGCGATGTCCTTTAGACTCCTTTATCAGCTCTGCGGGTTTATGGCCTGGGTGTGTTTTGCTCTCTCACTGAGAGCAAATGTACAGTTTCAGTCATAAAACAAGAAAATGACCTTCCTGAGGGAGTCACAGCAATATACATCCACTACTGTGCGTTAGTCACTTCTAGCACACATGCTAGCATctaatttacactttttttgttaTGATTTACAGGCTAGTTTAAGATTTATAGAAGGAATACGTCTTCTTTTAGTCCTTATAAGTACAATATTTGTTTGGAACTTGCTGAAATTTCATTAAGGTTTGGGTTATGCTTAGGGTTAGCTGCTAGCATCATGCTATCCACTGGTTAtcttaaaactgttttaaatagCTCTGAGTTAGGGTCAGCCTTTTGAGTCTTTTTAGATCTGAAAATTAGGGTCTAcaatgatccagactatgaagaaacacataaggaatcatgtagtaacttaaaaaaagtgttaaacaaactaaaatactctgtgaagaagcatttagctgctcttatTATCTGGGGAGCggtttgttaacttgcggtttctgaggctggaaactccagcgatgaacgtatcctgtgcaccagaggaaactcttgctcttcctttcctggggcggtcctgttgagagccagtttcatcataaggtttAGGATGGTCTTttcagtgactgcacttgaagatactttcaaagttttgaaatgctagtagttcttgccattatatggattagaacattactcaaatagggctattgattaagtatttaactcttgacgaggcacagctgttaaatgaaaaGCTTTTCTAGGTATTTTTATTAGCAACTGTAACTTAACCACAGAGTTTGTTAGGGATTATAGACTAGCCCAAATTACAAGCATCATTACAAGCAATTCTACGAGCCATAGGATATACGTTTCTGTCATACCTTGAAAATAACCTTCCTGAGGAAGTCACAGCAATATTTTTAGACTATTTTAGATTGGTTAGTCTGAAGTTAACTGGCTAAATGATTGACAGGTAAAGATCAGTTTTTTGAGGGATTGAATTTTGTTTTAGACTTTATTTGTATAATATTAGTATGGGATTATTAGACTAGTTTGCGATTGCAATATATAGTCTATAAAAGTCTTTTTAGTGTCTTTTTGCAGTCGgctagtgtatggttagcattaAGCTAACATCTGAGTCCTGATGTGAACAGTTTCATTTCTTTATCTCACTTGTTTTTTATAACTGAAGTCATAAAAGACTCATTGCCCAACAGAAACCGACACCAAAACTGTGACACATCTGATTCTACAGCGTCTTTCAAAAGTGTGGAGCGTCATCAGGCTTTAGCCCCTACTGCCGGGAGAAACCCAGCCCAACAGCCCAGAACAAACAAGGCCCTGCTCCTAACCGACACGGCTGATAGTGAGAATTAAAACCTGAGTGTGATGGAAGCGTCAGAGATACAGACTTTACAGAGCTAAATATATCAGCTGATACAATCAAACAAACTCAATGTTTCAacagtataaataatattatacctGCTCTGAGATTCAGCTTAGCAACTGCTTTCTCACCTGGTCTTTGATGGACAAGGTGGTTGAAGGGCTGCTGATCCAGGTAAACACTTACCTTAAACTGGTAATCTAGGAGGTTCTAGATAAATCTGTCACATTCAGTACCagataaaagtttggacacaccttctcattcaatgttcttctttttcctacatagttaataattagtaaagtgatctatcaaaCTATGAAGAGACACATACgttattatgtagtaacttaaaaacagtgttaaacaaaccaaaaaaatactaTTTGAAGAAGCATttgggtgctcttatctggggtgctgataACTCGCGGTTTCTGTGGCtggaaactcttgttcttcctttcctggagcagtcctgatgagagccagtttcatcataacatttttgatggtctgtgcaacatttcttaaattgttttaaattgacTAACATTCATatcttctttatttagttgagtagttgttgcttatcataacctggattcgaacattactgaaatattcactattcactgtatacctgtaactctacctcttcactactttactttaactgatgctctcaaacactttattaagagacaagaaattcaagtaattaactcttgatgagttcagcacagctgttaactgaaagcctgaattccaggtgacaaAATGGCAAGATGTAttaagctgtcatctaaacaagaggtgctactttgagaaatctaaaatataaataaatcatgttctgtttttttaaaacacttttttgtttgctgaatattttcaaaaatatttacaCAGCAGAAGAGAAAACAGTGAATATAGGGACGAGTAGTTAATTGTATAATAATTGCATAATAATTTATGCTTATTAATTGGTTATTACTATAGTTGTGGTTAGTTTCCCAGAGCCAAAACACAAGCAAAATAACAGTGCTACTGTTATTTAGTTACTGcaatatttaaaaagtgttaataCTATTATCTGAATAAAGCATTAAGGACAAACATTTACACAGATCATCACAGATAATCTGAAATTAGTGTAAAATGGTAAATGGTTGAGTCTTATTAGGAATTAagaattatattttgtttttgttttagtgcCCCCTAGTGATGCCTTAGGAAAATGCATGGAAAGACCTGCATGTTGCTGCTGAGTGTGTAATAAATAGAGTGGAAGACAGTGAATGAGTGATTAaacagagtgtttaaaaactccagcagcactgctgtatctgtatctgatccactcactaaAGAATGTTTAATGTGATTAATAAGTgactaataaaagaaaagaacaacataagaaaacaagctgtaATGAAATAAGAGTGACAAGGCTGTTTTTAaggtagaaagttcagataattgtgtgaaaatgtaaaaataattactccagtaaaatatagataaccTGTATTTATACATAAGTAAGTTAAcatagtatttgtacttcattacttctcATTACACCCCTGGAAACCCTCCCCCGAGGACGAGGGTGTTTAACCACAGGAAGTGCTCTACTGCAGTAAAGACCACCGGGCCGCTTTTCACACGAGGCCTAACAGTGGTCTCAAAGTCACTGGATGTTTTGCAAACAGAGGCCGGCTGGGAGCAGAGCGGAGTGGAAAAACAGACTCTGAGGGATAAATCACAGAGCTTTAATGAAACGCTGGGGAGCCCAAATGACTCAGTAGCACCATGACAATGCTACAcataaaaacaacagcagcagcagcaaatccCCCAAGTAACAGTGAGCTCGTCCTCGGCTAACTCAGCAGCACATCAATCCTAAAGTGTCCTAAAGTACAGaaaaatacacactaatacaaaAGCAGCCGTACAAAGAGTAAAAAATTACTGAAACTTTGTTAAgaataatgtaaaattaaatgagttaaaatgtaatattcacagGCCTTTTTTATAATAAGGGGTGTACAATATCCTATAGCATGcaaaaatatcacaaaataccctgaaatattattttatcatatttattttatatcaggGTTCAACTTTTTTTGCTGGTATTAGAAAAAGGAAaatgaaaattcacactgttctcattaaccattataataataattactacagACAGATAATAAGTTATATCTgtcctgtatcatttattttactttagtcctttagttgtaaaaaaaaatctcaattcgAGCTGTGCCCTATTTTATATAATAtggtattatattattttcaagTCAACTTTTATATTCattgtgttgcagtagtgtatccttaaaataatatatatattttttttatttaatgttttgtcatatcgccaagaatattgtatcaaaaaagaaatttaatatcatgatattattttagtgtcgtatcgcccacccctactcttcATAATAAAAGGCCTTCTTAAATAAAATTCTACATTCTAAATTCACTCCCTCACAAAGTGCCTGATGCAGAATTCACAGTTTGTTCGGTAGCCCTTCGTTTCTTTGGATCGGCGGCTCTCGAGCGTATAAATCTCAAACTCTCGCCGATCTTCAGCACTTAAAGTTCTGGAAGATTTCGGCCACTTCCAGCCAGGTCCTGAAGCAGGCCAGCCCCCTGTCCCGGATCTGCTTGCGCCCTTTATCAGTGATCACCTGTCCGTTCTCCTTCACGATCACCAGCTTTGGGACGGCAGTGATGTTATACTTCTTCTTCAGCTCGCTGGAAGAAACACGGAGGATGGAAGAAGAAgattaatataaaagtatttgGACATTCAATCATTTACTGTGATCACTGGGTGTTAaacagagtttatcctgctttttgctTTTGTCACAGCttaccaatgaaaaacaagtatctccaaatcTGCATTTTTACAGGAAAGTGTTAAAGTCAAAGGAAAGAgttaatttcagttcattttggagaatttctactggtccattcaatcaagaaatgttgacacaatgtaaaggacagtctgtctgttcaaactatgtagtaaactaaatattgacaaaaatggagatacttgtttttcattggacagtgatgattttAAAAATCCTCAACTtgcaggtgtttttttatttacatgccATTCTGATTATAGTAAAATAATAGCAAATCTCATTCAAGTaaacttttattaacattttgattaaaaacatATCTAACCAATATCTAAATAAATATACTCTTCTAATAATTTAATGGGAAGTAGCCTTTCACAGTAttactatagtttttttttcccgttTTAACTAAAGAACTGTACAGAACTCTTTAAAAATCCCTGTTTAATAGACAGTCCTGCAGAGGGATAGTAGCCTATTTTTACACATAATCCTCCAAACGGTGTCGACTAAACCTCTTACAGAGGAGACACTGAGGGGTTAGCCTACTTTACAAAAGATCAGAACTATCAATGTGAGTAGGCTAATTTAATGGgttttgtttttgaaaaaaaaaatatgttttatatactgtaCGGCTGGGCgatatttatttcaatatttttcaaatataaaagcaaattctcaattatgattttttaaattcttACTTCAGTTTTTATTTGGAAACAGGATGCaacatttaaagtgatgcacaagctaATAGCTATTGTttccactgcccacactgccaaaagtatcaactggtcttatattatattctaattttctgaggaaGCCATTTGTGAGCAATACTTCTATATATGAGttattgaattgaattactgaaataaagtaacttttcaaatatatttaattatatatatatatatatattttttttttttgttgcagaaaatgagatatggctaaaataacaaataagatgcagagctttcagacctcaaataatgaaaagaaaacaaacaagttcatattcataaagttttaagagatcagaaatcaatatcactgtatcactgttttcatgcatcttggcatcatgttctgttctcctccaccagtcttgcacactgcttttggatgataaCTTTATGATgctctactcctggtgcaaaaattcaagcagttcagtttggtggtttgatgatcagcttgcgatcatccatcttcctcttgattatattccagaggttttcaatttggtaaaattaaagaaactcatcatttttatgtgccattatttttaatttatatatatacagattattAAAGTACTGACTGTTTGTAGGGGTCAGTCCAGGGCAGGGCCAGCCAGTCTCCGTGCAGGTCGTGGTAATACTCCACCATGTCCTCTGTGGATTTATCGGAGGAGATGAACACGATCTCGAACTGCGCGGGCGGCTCGCTCTCCTCCACCAGCTCGGTGTAGAAGTCGCAGAGCACCGGAGTGAAGTCGCGGCAGGGCGGGCACCATCCCGCGGAGAAGTACAGCCCCACCACCTTATTCCGCAGCGCTTCCTCCGGGTCTATAAACTCTCCCTCTTTATTCAGGAGAGTTCTGCCTGTGAACACCTCCACCATACTGACCCGACACTAAACAACCCCCGCTAGAGCTTTACTACAACTCCCCACACCCGCTAACACCCAGCTAACACTGCCCGGCAGCCTCTCAGAACCTCCCCCGGCTGAGGCGCCCTGATCCCGGCCAGCCCGCAGTGTTGAGCTCCGCTGAAGCTAACTCACACCGACACTGACGGGGAAAACTGGCAACTCTCTCCTGAAGCCAAGGGCTCAGCTGTTTTGATCAGGGGCTCTAACCGTGATTGGTCGAGCGGATAAACCTCTTAAGACCCGCCTTATGCAAATAAGGTGACGGTGGAGAGCACCAATCAGCGCCCGCCTGCTCGCGTGGTTGCCagattgtttaaaaaacaaaacaaaacataaaatttgACATTAAAATTTAGTCTTAGCTACGGAGCCCCTAAGATGAcatcatgtttaaaaataataatgcatggaCACAACTTATTAAAggatgggaatgagatcctaaggcatggccaAGGCATATTAAGATGTGGGTACAAGATCCTAATGCTTGGCCACAACTTAtgaaggcatgggaacaagatcctaatgtgtggccaggacttattaaggcatgggaatgaaaTCCTTACTAAGTCAGGATAACTTTAGCAGTAGTAGTTACATCAGGGTAAAACACAGTAACTCATAGTTAACTAAAAAAATCAGTTTAGCTAACAGGTTTACCTCAGGCTTACTTTAGCTAACAGGTTTACCTCAGGTTAACTTTAGCTAACAGGTTTACCTCAAAGTAAGATAGGACAGCTCTAGCGaccattaaataaatgaatattaaaatcacaTTCTCATAATTTAGAACAGATACCACGACAACTTGTTTCAcatgaagttttattttttttaatcttataaGGATAGACTtacataataattataaaaattacTTACAGAATTAAGTAACaggttttaaaatgtgtttatacttctaaatgcaaataaaatgaactatctacaatttagaaaaaaaatgcgGTCCAGTAGAAGCCATTTACCTATACGTGAAGGAGAACATGAAATCTGAACTATACATGTATCTGCGACAATCATCAAATTgcactgttctgtttttttgtttttctttttttacaaaataatcaaAGAGCAACAGCATCTCAAAGGGATCATATTTGGGAATCTGACATTGTGTTGTGCACTAAAACAGGAAAACCCCTGATTTTCTCAATTCCTCAGTCTGATATGTACAAGGCTGAATATCGGATATGTGTAGCGTGAGTGACGTCTCGTACGTGCACTTTGTGCGTTTTTTTGTTTCCTTAATT comes from the Astyanax mexicanus isolate ESR-SI-001 chromosome 20, AstMex3_surface, whole genome shotgun sequence genome and includes:
- the nxnl2 gene encoding nucleoredoxin-like protein 2, producing MVEVFTGRTLLNKEGEFIDPEEALRNKVVGLYFSAGWCPPCRDFTPVLCDFYTELVEESEPPAQFEIVFISSDKSTEDMVEYYHDLHGDWLALPWTDPYKHELKKKYNITAVPKLVIVKENGQVITDKGRKQIRDRGLACFRTWLEVAEIFQNFKC